A section of the Spirosoma pollinicola genome encodes:
- a CDS encoding nucleotidyltransferase domain-containing protein, whose amino-acid sequence MKYGLTAENLTQITQVFKRNPAVLKVYLYGSRAMGTNRPGSDIDLAVSGNQLTFNDFLNLTIQLEELDLLYVFDVQHLDKIKNPDMLNHINRVGIPIYVAMITSDVY is encoded by the coding sequence ATGAAATACGGTTTGACCGCAGAAAATCTAACACAAATTACCCAGGTTTTTAAACGAAATCCTGCGGTACTGAAAGTATATTTATATGGTTCGAGAGCGATGGGAACCAATCGCCCAGGTTCAGATATTGACTTAGCCGTTTCGGGTAATCAGCTAACGTTCAATGATTTTCTGAACTTAACTATTCAACTAGAAGAACTTGATCTTTTATATGTATTTGATGTACAGCATCTTGATAAAATTAAAAACCCCGATATGCTTAACCACATAAATCGAGTTGGTATCCCAATTTATGTGGCAATGATAACTTCGGATGTCTACTGA
- a CDS encoding APC family permease — MIKLSRSLGLSSSILLVVSGIVGSGVFKKVAPMAAELGSPLLVLACWIVAGFVSLAGALTYAEMAGMFPQSGGEYVYFKKVYGRLFAFLYGWGAFTVMRTATIAALAYIFGQSLVNITGSQGASAELVVKLIACSLIIFLSLVNYRGVSFAEGLSRFLIYLTFVAVLIIAVVGFQSQLGSLSHLTQSVQEQVSSAPRGLLGSLVIASLGAFWGYEGWNQIGYIGEEIKDPQRNLPIALGVGTTIVVGIYVLLNTVYLYVLPIDALAQLASAPDKIAAVEVVRQAAGWAGALFISALILVTTSNSTNASILMPARIFFAMARDGLFFKSVAVIHPKYKTPSVAILLQATWAIVLVWSGSFDQLTDMLVFASFIFYGATALGVLILRRKQPHLARPYRVIGYPFVPLFFLSCCILLVIMTLINQPREALTGLGLIATGFPFYWYWNKKTPVSETSKIDS; from the coding sequence ATGATCAAACTTTCCCGTTCCCTTGGCCTTAGTTCATCTATCTTGCTGGTGGTCAGTGGTATTGTAGGGTCTGGCGTTTTCAAGAAAGTTGCTCCAATGGCCGCTGAGTTAGGGTCTCCACTACTCGTGCTGGCCTGCTGGATTGTCGCTGGATTTGTCAGTCTGGCCGGGGCCTTGACCTATGCCGAAATGGCGGGCATGTTTCCGCAATCGGGGGGCGAATACGTTTATTTTAAGAAAGTGTATGGCCGCTTATTCGCCTTTCTGTATGGATGGGGGGCCTTTACGGTCATGCGAACAGCCACCATTGCGGCTTTGGCGTACATTTTTGGACAATCGCTGGTCAACATCACGGGTTCACAGGGCGCATCGGCCGAGTTGGTCGTTAAGTTGATTGCCTGTTCACTGATCATTTTTTTGAGTTTAGTCAATTATCGGGGCGTATCGTTTGCCGAAGGCCTTAGCCGGTTTCTCATCTACCTTACGTTTGTTGCCGTCCTGATTATAGCAGTTGTTGGCTTTCAGTCTCAGCTAGGTAGTCTGAGCCATCTGACGCAATCCGTTCAGGAACAGGTGTCAAGTGCGCCCAGGGGGCTGCTGGGTTCGTTAGTTATTGCATCGCTGGGGGCCTTTTGGGGATATGAAGGCTGGAATCAGATTGGTTATATAGGCGAAGAGATCAAAGATCCACAGCGGAATCTACCCATCGCTCTTGGGGTGGGCACCACCATTGTGGTAGGTATCTATGTGTTGCTAAATACTGTGTACCTCTATGTATTACCCATTGATGCACTGGCTCAACTGGCGAGTGCGCCAGACAAGATTGCGGCTGTGGAAGTAGTACGGCAGGCGGCAGGATGGGCAGGAGCGCTGTTTATTTCGGCATTAATTTTGGTAACGACATCCAATTCAACCAACGCATCTATCCTAATGCCCGCCCGGATTTTCTTTGCGATGGCACGGGATGGACTGTTTTTCAAATCCGTTGCGGTGATACACCCAAAATACAAAACTCCATCGGTTGCCATTTTGCTTCAGGCTACCTGGGCTATTGTGCTGGTTTGGTCCGGGAGCTTCGACCAACTGACCGATATGTTGGTCTTTGCTTCCTTCATTTTCTACGGCGCTACGGCGCTTGGCGTACTTATTCTGCGCCGGAAACAACCTCATCTAGCTCGTCCTTACCGGGTTATCGGCTACCCATTTGTCCCCTTATTTTTTCTGAGTTGCTGCATCTTATTGGTCATTATGACGCTGATAAATCAACCTCGCGAAGCCTTAACGGGTCTTGGATTGATTGCTACTGGCTTTCCATTTTACTGGTACTGGAACAAGAAGACACCAGTTTCAGAAACGAGCAAAATAGATTCCTGA
- a CDS encoding heme-dependent oxidative N-demethylase family protein — protein sequence MLPYFPFGQQFNDKMGTYPFGENDPLIDVDDNYPAELLLKRALLSERPDYYYQTLPGCETAQWEALELILTTLAQTKPDQFTLHKEQTTWHWNNHLLNEKTDFIPGDSSTLPTDPLNWAGLQVQEDLLLLAGEDASLVAGHLCFANDWCLDEKLGLPFWQIHAPIIPIVEPMMRAAQKSLERLPVGRPVWRLNWSVKVTDQLDMTSRHLPALKQALAEQLPYLTPNTIGNQLFIRVERQTLTRLPRSGAILFGIHTYQNRLANEVNSRPGGAAHMANVFSTTPPAMLDYKSMTDFLPALLTYLHNQ from the coding sequence ATGCTTCCTTATTTCCCCTTCGGCCAACAGTTTAACGACAAAATGGGCACATACCCGTTCGGCGAAAATGACCCACTCATTGACGTTGACGATAACTATCCGGCTGAGCTTTTACTAAAAAGGGCCTTACTAAGTGAACGGCCAGACTATTATTATCAGACGCTTCCCGGCTGCGAAACCGCCCAATGGGAAGCTCTGGAGTTGATTCTAACAACGCTGGCGCAAACAAAACCAGACCAGTTTACTCTCCATAAAGAACAAACTACCTGGCACTGGAACAATCATTTGCTTAACGAAAAAACAGATTTTATCCCGGGTGATTCGTCTACACTACCCACCGACCCACTGAATTGGGCGGGGCTGCAAGTGCAGGAAGACCTGCTTTTATTAGCTGGCGAAGATGCCTCATTAGTTGCCGGGCATCTTTGTTTTGCCAATGACTGGTGTCTGGATGAGAAACTCGGACTACCCTTCTGGCAAATTCACGCACCCATTATTCCGATTGTAGAACCGATGATGCGGGCGGCTCAGAAATCTCTGGAACGCCTGCCGGTTGGGCGTCCTGTCTGGCGGCTTAACTGGAGCGTGAAAGTTACAGACCAGCTGGATATGACAAGCCGCCACCTGCCCGCCTTGAAACAAGCCCTTGCCGAACAATTGCCTTACCTGACTCCCAACACCATTGGCAACCAGCTTTTCATTCGTGTCGAGCGACAAACGCTCACCCGATTGCCTCGTTCCGGCGCGATTCTCTTTGGGATTCATACGTACCAGAATCGACTCGCCAACGAGGTCAATTCGCGCCCAGGCGGTGCAGCCCATATGGCAAATGTATTCAGCACAACGCCCCCGGCTATGCTCGATTACAAAAGCATGACAGACTTTCTCCCCGCATTACTTACTTATCTGCATAATCAATAG
- a CDS encoding dipeptide epimerase, with product MRINAIRAYRRNLALTKPYTIAYQTTSEVENVFVEIELENGMVGMGAANPDPEVVGESPEQTHQNLQNEWTTSLVGRDIRGIHELIDDVRNQFPNAPGTLAAMDIAIHDAFGQYLGIPIVQFYGRNIRTLPTSVTIGIMNVASTLAEASDYIKQGFRVLKIKTGLNVTEDIERILKLRETYGHGLIIRVDANQGYSIVDLQRFLSATQAADIELIEQPLPVGKEYELLALPLETRRRLAADESLKGPEAAIKYSNEPQPFGIYNIKLMKCGGIRSAIHIANIAQPSNISLFWGCNDESRISITAALHTAFACPNTRYLDLDGSFDLAEDVVSGGFIVEDGYMRPTGGAGLGLTHTR from the coding sequence ATGCGCATTAACGCCATCCGCGCTTACCGCCGAAACCTGGCTCTCACCAAGCCCTACACCATTGCCTACCAGACAACCTCAGAGGTAGAAAACGTTTTCGTGGAGATCGAACTGGAAAACGGCATGGTGGGTATGGGCGCGGCCAACCCCGACCCGGAGGTTGTGGGTGAATCGCCGGAGCAGACCCACCAAAATTTACAAAATGAGTGGACAACAAGTCTGGTTGGCCGCGACATTCGTGGCATACATGAATTGATTGACGATGTCCGCAACCAATTCCCAAACGCCCCCGGCACACTGGCCGCTATGGATATTGCCATTCATGATGCGTTTGGCCAATACCTGGGAATTCCGATTGTGCAGTTTTACGGTCGTAATATTCGCACCTTGCCCACCTCCGTAACCATCGGCATCATGAACGTAGCCAGCACCCTGGCCGAAGCCTCCGACTACATCAAGCAGGGGTTTAGGGTGTTAAAGATCAAAACAGGGCTGAATGTTACCGAAGATATTGAGCGAATTTTAAAATTGAGAGAAACGTACGGACACGGTTTAATTATACGCGTCGATGCAAACCAGGGCTATAGTATCGTTGATTTACAGCGTTTTCTGAGCGCTACCCAGGCCGCAGATATAGAACTGATCGAGCAGCCCCTACCCGTTGGCAAAGAGTATGAGTTGCTGGCTTTGCCTCTTGAAACACGACGCCGGTTAGCTGCCGACGAGTCGCTGAAAGGCCCCGAAGCCGCCATTAAATACTCCAATGAACCACAACCTTTTGGTATTTATAACATTAAACTGATGAAGTGCGGAGGCATCCGGTCGGCTATTCACATTGCAAATATTGCCCAGCCATCCAATATCTCCTTGTTCTGGGGGTGTAATGACGAAAGCCGGATCAGCATTACAGCGGCTTTGCATACCGCTTTCGCCTGTCCAAATACGCGCTACCTTGATCTCGATGGCAGTTTTGACCTAGCCGAAGATGTTGTTTCTGGCGGTTTCATCGTCGAAGATGGCTATATGCGCCCAACCGGCGGAGCAGGCCTGGGCCTGACACACACTCGGTAG
- a CDS encoding DUF1611 domain-containing protein, whose product MTTNAILLTDGLLTTTDAKTAHGLIRGTERYSVVGVVDVPTAGQDAGTILDGNVRNIPIFASVNEALSQLDVVDCAIVAVATSGGVLPANMLSDIELCLKNGLSVVNGLHEFLNDKPELVALAKKHGGQLFDVRRPKPRHELHFWTGEINDITAPIIAIMGTDCALGKRTTTRLIREACGRHDLNAQMIYTGQTGWLQGGKYGFVFDSTLNDFVSGELEHALVSCWRETGADVLLIEGQASLRNPSGPCGSEFLVSGNARHVVLVHAPKRTYYDHIEAWGRIPSVESEIALIQCYGSTVIALALNTEGCTREEAFAYQKQYAEQFGIPVLLPLEEGVEPILPIIHALIPTAHAH is encoded by the coding sequence ATGACTACAAATGCTATTCTGCTTACTGATGGCTTATTAACCACCACTGATGCAAAAACCGCTCACGGCCTTATTCGGGGCACAGAGCGGTACTCGGTTGTTGGTGTTGTAGACGTGCCCACGGCAGGACAGGACGCGGGCACAATACTCGATGGTAACGTTAGAAACATACCCATTTTTGCATCCGTCAATGAAGCTCTTTCGCAGCTTGATGTTGTTGACTGTGCCATTGTTGCGGTGGCCACCAGCGGGGGTGTTTTACCTGCCAATATGCTTTCCGATATTGAATTGTGTCTTAAAAACGGCCTTTCCGTCGTGAACGGGCTGCATGAATTCCTGAATGACAAACCCGAATTAGTCGCTCTGGCAAAGAAGCATGGCGGGCAATTATTTGATGTCCGGCGACCTAAACCGCGCCATGAACTTCATTTCTGGACAGGTGAGATCAATGATATTACTGCACCCATCATTGCGATTATGGGCACCGACTGTGCCCTCGGCAAACGCACCACGACCCGCCTGATTCGGGAAGCCTGTGGTCGGCACGACCTGAATGCCCAGATGATTTATACCGGGCAAACGGGCTGGCTGCAAGGGGGTAAATATGGCTTTGTCTTCGACTCAACGCTTAATGATTTCGTCTCGGGCGAACTGGAGCACGCGCTGGTCTCCTGCTGGCGCGAAACCGGGGCGGATGTATTGCTCATCGAAGGGCAGGCTTCGCTTCGAAACCCCAGCGGCCCCTGTGGTTCCGAGTTTTTAGTATCAGGCAATGCCCGGCATGTGGTGCTGGTTCATGCACCCAAACGGACGTATTACGATCATATTGAAGCCTGGGGACGTATTCCATCCGTTGAGTCGGAAATTGCCTTGATTCAGTGTTATGGCTCAACGGTTATTGCGCTGGCCCTTAACACTGAAGGCTGCACCCGCGAAGAAGCCTTTGCCTACCAAAAACAGTACGCAGAACAGTTTGGTATCCCCGTTTTACTCCCACTCGAAGAGGGTGTAGAACCTATTTTACCCATTATTCACGCCTTGATCCCTACGGCCCATGCGCATTAA
- a CDS encoding deoxycytidylate deaminase yields MLRTTDTPLAHTKPRFDDIYMDLAVNLAKRSHCIKAQVGAVLTRETRIISIGYNGPPAGTHNCDEEYPEVGCPRDSKGSCSLALHAEQNAILYAAKNGSEIDGSTIYVTLSPCIACARIIYSMKIARVVFLHSYAEYKGIGSDEGVDFLRTFGVAVEKYVPGEGVTLVSEPPIAKKKA; encoded by the coding sequence ATGTTACGTACCACCGATACCCCTCTCGCTCATACAAAACCGCGTTTTGATGATATCTACATGGATTTGGCCGTTAATCTGGCTAAGCGTTCGCACTGTATCAAAGCGCAGGTGGGGGCGGTGCTGACCCGCGAAACCCGCATCATCTCCATTGGTTATAATGGCCCGCCCGCCGGAACCCATAACTGCGACGAGGAGTACCCGGAAGTGGGTTGTCCCCGCGATTCGAAAGGCTCCTGCTCACTGGCGTTGCATGCCGAGCAAAACGCGATTTTATATGCCGCCAAAAACGGCTCCGAAATAGACGGGTCAACCATATATGTGACGCTGTCGCCCTGTATTGCCTGTGCTCGTATTATTTACAGTATGAAAATCGCGCGGGTGGTTTTCTTGCATTCGTATGCGGAGTATAAAGGTATAGGCTCCGATGAGGGCGTAGATTTTCTGCGGACGTTTGGAGTAGCCGTCGAAAAGTATGTGCCTGGAGAGGGGGTTACACTAGTATCTGAGCCGCCCATAGCCAAAAAGAAGGCATGA
- a CDS encoding acyl carrier protein phosphodiesterase, protein MNILAHGYLSGPRLVGPRSVGPRLVGSRLENHYTGLLIGNFIGDFIKGDPANPRHNLLADEIMGVRVHRAIDSFTDAHPDVAAVRELLHPRCHKYAGAAVDIFFDHFLAANFMQLTGESLTEFVQNFYRTLQENQNRLPPGAARMTDYMIRQDWLTNYQFTEGVDRSLKGVARRTAFPSGLDTAILDLERYYDEIGMHFTEFWPTLVEHIQQTRYAFASRS, encoded by the coding sequence ATGAACATACTGGCGCACGGTTATCTTTCCGGGCCACGTTTGGTCGGGCCGCGTTCGGTCGGGCCACGCTTGGTCGGGTCACGCCTGGAAAATCATTACACAGGCTTGTTAATCGGTAATTTCATCGGTGATTTTATTAAGGGAGATCCGGCAAATCCGCGTCATAACTTACTAGCCGATGAAATTATGGGTGTTCGCGTACACCGCGCCATTGACTCGTTTACCGATGCGCACCCCGACGTTGCCGCCGTTCGCGAGTTACTGCATCCACGATGTCACAAGTATGCCGGGGCCGCTGTGGACATATTCTTTGACCATTTTCTGGCCGCAAATTTTATGCAGCTCACCGGCGAATCCCTGACCGAGTTTGTTCAGAATTTTTACCGTACATTGCAGGAAAATCAGAACCGATTACCGCCAGGAGCCGCCCGTATGACCGACTATATGATTCGGCAGGACTGGCTTACCAATTATCAATTTACCGAAGGCGTTGACCGATCTTTAAAAGGGGTAGCCCGTCGAACGGCTTTCCCATCGGGGTTAGATACCGCCATACTGGATTTAGAGCGCTATTACGACGAGATTGGTATGCATTTTACTGAATTTTGGCCTACATTAGTCGAACATATTCAGCAAACGCGCTATGCGTTTGCTTCACGATCATGA
- the dnaK gene encoding molecular chaperone DnaK translates to MGKIIGIDLGTTNSCVAVMEGNEPVVIPNSEGARTTPSVVAFMDNGNGERKVGAPAKRQAITNPKHTISSVKRFMGKRYSEVTNEIKNVAYDVENGPNSTPRVRIGDRQYTPQELSALILQKMKQTAEDYLGQTVTEAVITVPAYFNDAERQATKEAGAIAGLDVKRIINEPTAAALAYGLDKTNHDQKIAVFDLGGGTFDISILELGDGVFEVKSTDGDTHLGGDDFDQVIIDWLADEFKKDEAIDLRQDPMALQRLKEAAEKAKVELSSSNSTEINLPYIMPVNGIPKHLVRTLSRAKFEQLSDSLIQRSLEPCRRALKNSGLSASQIDEVILVGGSTRIPKVQEEVEKLFGRKPSKAVNPDEAVAIGAAIQGGVLTGEVKDVLLLDVIPLSLGIETMGGVFTKMVDANTTIPSKKVETYSTASDNQPSVEINILQGERPMAAQNRQLGRFILSDIPPAPRGVPQIEVTFDVDANGILHVTAKDKGTGKEQKIRIEASSGLTDAEINRMREEAKANEAADKAEREAVEKVNAADSMIFQTEKQLKEYGDKLSEGNKSAIETALATLRTAHGARDAAAIDSALEGLNAAWATASTEMYSATGGGAEGNPMDGAGFGGKADGADNGQGQPAGDNVSDVPYEEVK, encoded by the coding sequence ATGGGAAAAATTATTGGTATTGACTTAGGCACCACGAATTCGTGTGTGGCCGTGATGGAAGGCAACGAGCCGGTCGTAATCCCCAATTCCGAAGGAGCACGGACGACGCCATCGGTAGTCGCATTTATGGACAATGGCAACGGCGAACGCAAAGTAGGCGCACCCGCTAAACGCCAGGCCATCACCAACCCGAAACATACGATTTCTTCGGTTAAGCGTTTCATGGGTAAACGCTATAGCGAAGTAACGAACGAAATTAAAAACGTCGCTTACGACGTTGAAAACGGCCCGAACAGTACGCCACGCGTACGGATCGGTGATCGTCAATATACACCACAGGAGCTTTCGGCCCTGATTCTGCAAAAAATGAAGCAGACAGCCGAAGATTATCTTGGCCAAACGGTAACAGAAGCCGTTATCACGGTTCCTGCTTATTTTAACGACGCCGAGCGTCAGGCAACTAAAGAAGCTGGTGCGATTGCCGGTCTGGATGTAAAACGGATCATCAACGAGCCAACCGCAGCCGCTTTGGCCTACGGTCTGGATAAAACCAACCATGATCAGAAAATCGCCGTATTTGACCTTGGCGGTGGTACGTTCGATATTTCGATTCTGGAATTGGGCGATGGCGTGTTTGAAGTTAAATCGACCGATGGTGATACACACCTGGGTGGCGATGACTTCGATCAGGTAATTATCGACTGGCTCGCCGATGAATTTAAGAAAGATGAAGCTATCGACCTGCGTCAGGACCCAATGGCCCTGCAACGGTTAAAAGAAGCGGCTGAAAAAGCAAAAGTTGAACTGTCGAGTTCGAACTCAACAGAAATCAACCTGCCTTATATTATGCCGGTAAATGGTATTCCCAAGCACTTGGTGCGTACGTTGAGCCGGGCGAAATTCGAGCAGTTATCCGATTCGCTGATTCAGCGCAGTCTGGAGCCTTGCCGTCGTGCCCTGAAAAACTCAGGTCTGTCGGCTAGTCAGATTGACGAAGTCATTCTGGTGGGTGGTTCGACCCGGATTCCAAAAGTGCAGGAAGAAGTAGAAAAACTGTTTGGCCGTAAGCCGTCTAAAGCCGTTAACCCCGATGAAGCTGTAGCCATTGGTGCTGCCATTCAGGGTGGTGTGTTAACGGGTGAGGTAAAAGATGTTCTCCTGCTCGACGTTATCCCGCTCTCATTGGGTATTGAAACGATGGGTGGTGTGTTTACCAAAATGGTTGACGCCAACACAACGATTCCAAGCAAGAAAGTTGAAACCTATTCGACGGCATCGGACAACCAGCCTAGCGTAGAAATTAACATTCTGCAAGGCGAACGCCCAATGGCCGCTCAGAACCGCCAGTTAGGCCGCTTTATCCTGTCCGATATTCCACCAGCACCCCGTGGTGTTCCTCAAATCGAAGTAACATTCGACGTTGACGCCAACGGTATCCTGCACGTAACGGCTAAGGATAAAGGCACGGGCAAAGAACAGAAAATCCGGATTGAAGCATCAAGCGGTTTGACCGACGCTGAAATCAACCGGATGCGTGAGGAAGCTAAAGCCAACGAAGCCGCCGATAAAGCGGAGCGTGAAGCAGTTGAAAAAGTCAACGCAGCCGACTCGATGATCTTCCAAACCGAAAAGCAATTGAAAGAATATGGCGACAAACTGTCGGAAGGCAACAAGTCGGCTATTGAAACGGCTCTGGCTACGCTTCGTACGGCCCACGGTGCTCGTGATGCAGCCGCCATCGACAGCGCGTTAGAAGGGCTGAATGCAGCCTGGGCAACGGCTTCGACCGAAATGTACAGCGCTACCGGTGGTGGAGCTGAAGGTAACCCAATGGACGGTGCCGGTTTCGGTGGAAAGGCTGACGGTGCCGACAACGGTCAGGGCCAGCCAGCCGGTGACAACGTTTCAGATGTGCCTTACGAAGAAGTGAAGTAA
- a CDS encoding nucleotidyltransferase substrate binding protein, with the protein MESKDVRWVQRFSNYKKALAKLAEVAQNSTIENLSELEREGLIQRFEYTVELSWKTLQDLLINKGYLDVIRPTPVLSQAFKDGYILDAEGWKKMKKARELTSHTYNNETAYEISEAIIATYFGLLDALKQRLDVEQRGTQSTLFD; encoded by the coding sequence ATGGAAAGTAAGGATGTCAGATGGGTACAGCGCTTCTCGAACTACAAAAAAGCGTTGGCTAAACTTGCGGAAGTTGCTCAGAACAGTACTATAGAAAACTTGTCCGAATTGGAGCGTGAAGGACTAATTCAGCGGTTTGAATATACAGTTGAGCTATCCTGGAAAACACTTCAGGACTTGCTTATAAATAAAGGATACCTGGATGTTATTAGGCCAACTCCTGTTTTGTCTCAAGCATTTAAAGATGGCTATATCCTGGATGCTGAAGGCTGGAAAAAAATGAAAAAAGCTCGTGAATTAACGTCGCATACGTACAATAATGAAACGGCATATGAAATTTCCGAAGCAATAATAGCCACCTATTTTGGTTTACTTGATGCACTTAAGCAACGGCTTGATGTTGAACAGAGAGGGACACAATCAACATTATTTGACTGA